One window of Nicotiana tomentosiformis chromosome 11, ASM39032v3, whole genome shotgun sequence genomic DNA carries:
- the LOC104119232 gene encoding G-type lectin S-receptor-like serine/threonine-protein kinase At1g11330 isoform X1 translates to MITCNQNLQYLLINILVLYAFYFGLCIGICNITSTQYLRDPATLWCPGNIFKLGFFNPQNSSYRYVGIWYNFSETTVVWVANRDKPLKDSSGVVKISEDGNLVVMNGDKETLWSSNISSTSQITNSTARLQGGNLVLLDNSNNGSIIWQSYHHPCDTFLPKMKIPINSTKTGEKTGLRSWKSPLDPSFGDFSSSITTILPQLFIWKGKYPHWRSGQWNGQIFIGVKHMRSVHTGGYNVVDDEEGTVYLTGLADRKEAVRFTLEPNGNLVQSNWDENERKWKIPWLAINNVCDVYGTCGPFGSCNSLDSPICSCIRGFDPKSREEWEDGNWSSGCVRRKPLQCEEKKKTSKEDGFVKMGFMKVPDLAEWLPPKMEDECRSQCLRNCSCLAYAFDAGIGCMSWSRTLIDIQEFQRAGTTLYIRVAYSELDHPRKIRLVAVLVIVSFFIVCVGVFLCWFWISRRRGKIWFQFKRNHQLDGKKISLEENITTKVDLEDLSMFKFEVLAMSTDQFHENNKLGQGGFGPVYKGILADGKEIAVKRLSTASGQGMEEFMNEVLVISKVQHRNLVRLLGCCIDKEEKMLIYEYLPYKSLDVFLFDPTHKGILDLSKRLHIIEGIGRGLLYLHRDSRIKIIHRDLKPSNILLDNDFNPKISDFGMARIFKCNQDQAETKKVAGTYGYMAPEYAIKGTFSEKSDVFSFGVLLLEIMCGQKVASFWNEDIPLSLLGYAWELWKENDISNFIDPVIWEPDFEVVLKRCIHIGLLCVQEFARDRPTISTVLSMLSSEVTSLPAPLQPAFANFFEDNGGSVNYVTLTNLDGR, encoded by the exons ATGATCACTTGTAATCAAAATCTGCAATATCTTCTTATTAACATTCTTGTTCTTTATGCTTTCTATTTTGGACTTTGCATAGGAATATGTAACATTACCAGCACTCAATATCTAAGAGATCCAGCAACTTTATGGTGTCCTGGTAACATCTTCAAGTTGGGATTTTTCAATCCTCAAAATAGCTCGTATCGGTACGTTGGTATTTGGTATAACTTCTCTGAAACAACTGTAGTTTGGGTGGCCAATAGAGACAAGCCTTTGAAAGATTCTTCTGGAGTTGTTAAGATATCTGAGGATGGCAATCTTGTGGTTATGAATGGAGATAAAGAAACTCTTTGGTCATCAAATATTTCCTCAACTTCACAAATTACAAATTCAACTGCTCGGCTCCAAGGTGGGAATCTTGTTCTACTTGATAACTCGAATAATGGTAGCATAATATGGCAAAGTTACCATCATCCTTGTGATACATTCTTGCCCAAAATGAAAATACCTATTAACTCTACAAAGACGGGGGAGAAAACAGGGTTGAGATCTTGGAAAAGCCCTTTGGATCCAAGTTTTGGTGACTTTTCAAGTAGCATTACCACGATCCTTCCCCAGCTTTTTATTTGGAAAGGGAAGTATCCTCACTGGAGAAGTGGTCAATGGAACGGTCAGATATTCATTGGAGTAAAGCATATGCGATCCGTGCATACCGGTGGATACAATGTTGTAGATGATGAAGAGGGAACTGTTTATCTTACTGGTCTTGCTGATAGAAAGGAAGCCGTGAGATTCACATTGGAGCCAAATGGGAACTTGGTTCAATCAAACTGGGATGAGAATGAGAGGAAATGGAAGATCCCTTGGTTAGCTATCAACAATGTTTGTGATGTCTATGGAACTTGTGGTCCATTTGGAAGTTGCAATTCATTGGATTCACCAATTTGTTCTTGTATAAGAGGTTTTGATCCAAAGAGTAGAGAAGAATGGGAGGACGGAAATTGGAGTAGTGGTTGTGTGAGGAGGAAACCTTTGCAATgtgaagaaaagaagaaaacaagtAAGGAAGATGGATTTGTGAAGATGGGATTCATGAAAGTGCCTGATTTGGCAGAATGGTTACCACCTAAGATGGAAGATGAATGCAGAAGCCAATGCTTGAGAAATTGTTCTTGCCTAGCCTATGCATTTGATGCGGGGATAGGCTGTATGTCATGGAGTAGAACCTTGATTGACATTCAGGAATTTCAACGCGCTGGCACAACTCTTTACATCCGTGTGGCATATTCTGAACTCG ATCATCCCAGAAAGATCAGACTAGTTGCAGTTCTAGTGATAGTATCTTTTTTTATTGTTTGCGTTGGCGTGTTTCTTTGCTGGTTTTGGATATCAAGGCGAAGAGGTAAAATATGGTTTCAGTTTAAAAGGAACCATCAGTTGGATGGAAAGAAGATCTCTTTGGAAGAAAATATTACTACCAAAGTTGATTTGGAGGATTTATCAATGTTCAAGTTTGAAGTGCTTGCAATGTCCACAGACCAGTTTCATGAGAATAATAAGCTTGGACAAGGTGGTTTTGGCCCGGTATACAAG GGGATATTAGCAGATGGGAAAGAAATAGCAGTCAAGAGGCTTTCAACTGCCTCAGGACAAGGGATGGAAGAGTTCATGAATGAAGTGTTGGTGATATCTAAAGTCCAACATAGAAACCTTGTTAGATTATTGGGATGTTGCATAGATAAAGAGGAGAAGATGTTGATCTATGAGTACTTGCCATATAAAAGCTTGGATGTCTTTCTCTTTG ATCCAACACATAAAGGAATCTTGGATTTGAGCAAACGCCTCCACATTATCGAAGGGATTGGGCGAGGACTACTTTATCTACACAGAGATTCAAGAATAAAGATAATCCACAGAGATCTAAAGCCAAGTAATATTTTGCTAGATAATGATTTCAATCCAAAGATTTCAGACTTTGGCATGGCTAGAATTTTCAAATGCAACCAAGATCAAGCAGAGACAAAAAAAGTTGCAGGAACCTA TGGATATATGGCCCCAGAATACGCCATCAAAGGGACATTCTCTGAGAAATCTGATGTTTTTAGCTTTGGAGTGCTACTGTTGGAAATCATGTGTGGGCAAAAGGTTGCAAGTTTTTGGAATGAGGATATCCCATTAAGCCTTCTTGGATAT GCATGGGAACTCTGGAAAGAGAATGATATATCAAATTTCATTGATCCAGTTATATGGGAACCAGACTTTGAAGTGGTGTTAAAGAGATGCATACACATAGGTTTGTTGTGTGTTCAAGAATTTGCTAGAGACAGGCCAACAATTTCAACTGTTCTTTCCATGCTTTCCAGTGAAGTTACAAGTTTGCCAGCACCATTACAGCCCGCTTTCGCTAACTTTTTTGAGGATAATGGAGGTTCTGTAAATTATGTCACTTTGACAAACCTTGACGGCAGATAA
- the LOC104119232 gene encoding G-type lectin S-receptor-like serine/threonine-protein kinase At1g11330 isoform X2, whose product MITCNQNLQYLLINILVLYAFYFGLCIGICNITSTQYLRDPATLWCPGNIFKLGFFNPQNSSYRYVGIWYNFSETTVVWVANRDKPLKDSSGVVKISEDGNLVVMNGDKETLWSSNISSTSQITNSTARLQGGNLVLLDNSNNGSIIWQSYHHPCDTFLPKMKIPINSTKTGEKTGLRSWKSPLDPSFGDFSSSITTILPQLFIWKGKYPHWRSGQWNGQIFIGVKHMRSVHTGGYNVVDDEEGTVYLTGLADRKEAVRFTLEPNGNLVQSNWDENERKWKIPWLAINNVCDVYGTCGPFGSCNSLDSPICSCIRGFDPKSREEWEDGNWSSGCVRRKPLQCEEKKKTSKEDGFVKMGFMKVPDLAEWLPPKMEDECRSQCLRNCSCLAYAFDAGIGCMSWSRTLIDIQEFQRAGTTLYIRVAYSELDHPRKIRLVAVLVIVSFFIVCVGVFLCWFWISRRRGKIWFQFKRNHQLDGKKISLEENITTKVDLEDLSMFKFEVLAMSTDQFHENNKLGQGGFGPVYKGILADGKEIAVKRLSTASGQGMEEFMNEVLVISKVQHRNLVRLLGCCIDKEEKMLIYEYLPYKSLDVFLFDPTHKGILDLSKRLHIIEGIGRGLLYLHRDSRIKIIHRDLKPSNILLDNDFNPKISDFGMARIFKCNQDQAETKKVAGT is encoded by the exons ATGATCACTTGTAATCAAAATCTGCAATATCTTCTTATTAACATTCTTGTTCTTTATGCTTTCTATTTTGGACTTTGCATAGGAATATGTAACATTACCAGCACTCAATATCTAAGAGATCCAGCAACTTTATGGTGTCCTGGTAACATCTTCAAGTTGGGATTTTTCAATCCTCAAAATAGCTCGTATCGGTACGTTGGTATTTGGTATAACTTCTCTGAAACAACTGTAGTTTGGGTGGCCAATAGAGACAAGCCTTTGAAAGATTCTTCTGGAGTTGTTAAGATATCTGAGGATGGCAATCTTGTGGTTATGAATGGAGATAAAGAAACTCTTTGGTCATCAAATATTTCCTCAACTTCACAAATTACAAATTCAACTGCTCGGCTCCAAGGTGGGAATCTTGTTCTACTTGATAACTCGAATAATGGTAGCATAATATGGCAAAGTTACCATCATCCTTGTGATACATTCTTGCCCAAAATGAAAATACCTATTAACTCTACAAAGACGGGGGAGAAAACAGGGTTGAGATCTTGGAAAAGCCCTTTGGATCCAAGTTTTGGTGACTTTTCAAGTAGCATTACCACGATCCTTCCCCAGCTTTTTATTTGGAAAGGGAAGTATCCTCACTGGAGAAGTGGTCAATGGAACGGTCAGATATTCATTGGAGTAAAGCATATGCGATCCGTGCATACCGGTGGATACAATGTTGTAGATGATGAAGAGGGAACTGTTTATCTTACTGGTCTTGCTGATAGAAAGGAAGCCGTGAGATTCACATTGGAGCCAAATGGGAACTTGGTTCAATCAAACTGGGATGAGAATGAGAGGAAATGGAAGATCCCTTGGTTAGCTATCAACAATGTTTGTGATGTCTATGGAACTTGTGGTCCATTTGGAAGTTGCAATTCATTGGATTCACCAATTTGTTCTTGTATAAGAGGTTTTGATCCAAAGAGTAGAGAAGAATGGGAGGACGGAAATTGGAGTAGTGGTTGTGTGAGGAGGAAACCTTTGCAATgtgaagaaaagaagaaaacaagtAAGGAAGATGGATTTGTGAAGATGGGATTCATGAAAGTGCCTGATTTGGCAGAATGGTTACCACCTAAGATGGAAGATGAATGCAGAAGCCAATGCTTGAGAAATTGTTCTTGCCTAGCCTATGCATTTGATGCGGGGATAGGCTGTATGTCATGGAGTAGAACCTTGATTGACATTCAGGAATTTCAACGCGCTGGCACAACTCTTTACATCCGTGTGGCATATTCTGAACTCG ATCATCCCAGAAAGATCAGACTAGTTGCAGTTCTAGTGATAGTATCTTTTTTTATTGTTTGCGTTGGCGTGTTTCTTTGCTGGTTTTGGATATCAAGGCGAAGAGGTAAAATATGGTTTCAGTTTAAAAGGAACCATCAGTTGGATGGAAAGAAGATCTCTTTGGAAGAAAATATTACTACCAAAGTTGATTTGGAGGATTTATCAATGTTCAAGTTTGAAGTGCTTGCAATGTCCACAGACCAGTTTCATGAGAATAATAAGCTTGGACAAGGTGGTTTTGGCCCGGTATACAAG GGGATATTAGCAGATGGGAAAGAAATAGCAGTCAAGAGGCTTTCAACTGCCTCAGGACAAGGGATGGAAGAGTTCATGAATGAAGTGTTGGTGATATCTAAAGTCCAACATAGAAACCTTGTTAGATTATTGGGATGTTGCATAGATAAAGAGGAGAAGATGTTGATCTATGAGTACTTGCCATATAAAAGCTTGGATGTCTTTCTCTTTG ATCCAACACATAAAGGAATCTTGGATTTGAGCAAACGCCTCCACATTATCGAAGGGATTGGGCGAGGACTACTTTATCTACACAGAGATTCAAGAATAAAGATAATCCACAGAGATCTAAAGCCAAGTAATATTTTGCTAGATAATGATTTCAATCCAAAGATTTCAGACTTTGGCATGGCTAGAATTTTCAAATGCAACCAAGATCAAGCAGAGACAAAAAAAGTTGCAGGAACCTAG